A genomic region of Fusarium falciforme chromosome 4, complete sequence contains the following coding sequences:
- a CDS encoding Zn(2)-C6 fungal-type domain-containing protein, with the protein MSSSTRSSYRSRKRTKTFTGCWTCRARKIKCDEGRPHCRQCREKRVTCEGYDARLQWLTPDTCGKSSLRSEIPCESSLTQSLRRHIPAEPPKSVLAWSQVEGILRFIDSLEADLGSDGGENVCTSIQNFGVFSVKQSQSPEPAPEAHGLTDLQPEPIAHQSDDGDLDMGAEAIPNFFFDNFASPSYSETAAAWDLCNLYDHQSSLALENQPQEAPPAQHKSPLTISNHSHEPPATAPEDLLIRHELQTTKADKLCKASTPDETWRLDYNELLHCLEPYVVPGQERFLMDHYRNRVVNLFCVIDNGKSPWKTIHLPRVLQCVGELSFGGSTTRIRNALRNALLSISAFYLSNDHKTSEREDEAKRWGNVASRYRCDAIGLLKQAVESDLYGGERPRYKEFLATMLSMITINVMSGDTDTCSVHLDGAEQLINHMSIRKFKFSRKARALHRIYLYLRVIYESTAPRTRTGTASRFSPSISSHRAMGPHPTSLPQRLFLESEDSPSSMMPMEVSSTITQEPMTEMAAYECIYGIPQSLLLLLKDAIEIIDMVDMERKKTDSMTISEPLGGLCDKLENEILDWPLEERLAWCQEANKGMSAEIIHHQTRAFHNALIIYFSQNVRLLGYRYLRQYVHTILDSIEAIEKIKAETKILAAPLFWPAFIGATEAFESSLQERFKQWYNNVSVYGIEALEDIIPDMAEVARRRYGKLIEWAQVPHEYGLEALTEGFEGGEQNTRIVIDSENYYKAIYLTREESSNLRDTHAF; encoded by the exons ATGTCCTCCTCTACTCGATCTAGCTACCGATCGCGGAAGCGTACCAAGACGTTTACCGGTTGCTGGACCTGTCGCGCCCGCAAGATCAAGTGCGATGAGGGAAGGCCGCATTGTCGTCAATGTCGCGAGAAGCGCGTGACGTGCGAAGGCTATGATGCCCGCCTTCAGTGGCTGACGCCGGATACTTGTGGCAAATCTAGCCTTCGCTCTGAGATTCCGTGCGAGTCTTCCCTGACGCAATCTCTTAGGCGTCACATACCTGCTG AGCCCCCAAAGTCGGTACTGGCTTGGAGTCAGGTGGAGGGCATTCTCCGCTTTATCGACTCCCTCGAGGCTGATCTGGGGTCTGATGGTGGGGAAAATGTGTGCACATCTATCCAAAACTTTGGTGTCTTCAGTGTGAAGCAGTCACAGTCTCCTGAACCAGCCCCTGAGGCTCATGGTCTGACTGACCTGCAGCCGGAGCCAATTGCTCACCagagtgatgatggtgatctGGACATGGGCGCAGAAGCCATTCCGAACTTTTTCTTTGACAACTTCGCTTCCCCTTCATATTCGGAGACAGCTGCCGCATGGGACTTGTGTAACCTCTACGATCACCAGTCCTCTTTGGCCTTGGAGAACCAGCCCCAGGAGGCTCCCCCAGCCCAGCACAAATCCCCTCTTACTATCTCGAACCACTCTCATGAACCTCCTGCAACAGCACCTGAGGATCTTCTAATCCGGCATGAGCTACAGACAACCAAGGCCGATAAGCTTTGCAAGGCCTCGACGCCGGACGAGACATGGCGCCTTGACTACAACGAGCTTCTTCATTGCCTTGAGCCCTACGTGGTACCCGGCCAAGAGCGATTCTTGATGGATCATTATCGCAATCGAGTTGTCAATCTCTTCTGCGTCATCGACAATGGTAAAAGCCCTTGGAAGACGATACATCTGCCTCGAGTTCTACAATGTGTCGGTGAATTGAGCTTTGGCGgttcgacgacgaggatccGGAATGCGCTCCGAAATGCTCTTCTTTCCATCAGTGCCTTTTACTTGTCCAACGATCATAAAACTTCTGAACGAGAGGATGAAGCTAAGAGATGGGGCAATGTTGCTTCGCGATATCGTTGCGATGCCATCGGACTGCTCAAGCAGGCCGTCGAGTCGGATCTGTATGGCGGGGAGCGACCAAGATACAAGGAGTTTCTTGCTACAATGTTGTCCATGATCACTATAAAT GTCATGTCTGGAGATACAGACACTTGCAGCGTGCATCTCGACGGCGCTGAGCAACTCATAAACCACATGAGCATACGCAAGTTCAAGTTCTCTCGAAAGGCTCGAGCCTTGCATCGAATTTATCTATACTTGCGTGTTATCTACGAGAGCACAgccccaagaacaagaaccgGAACGGCATCCCGCTTCTCCCCGTCCATCAGCTCACACAGGGCCATGGGTCCACATCCTACAAGCCTACCGCAGCGGCTTTTCCTCGAGTCAGAAGATTCACCGTCTTCAATGATGCCAATGGAAGTAAGCTCCACTATTACCCAGGAACCGATGACTGAGATGGCGGCGTACGAGTGCATTTACGGCATACCGCAAAGCTTGCTACTGCTCCTCAAGGATGCAATCGAGATCATTGACATGGTGGACATGGAACGTAAAAAGACGGACAGTATGACGATTTCTGAGCCTCTGGGAGGTTTATGCGATAAACTCGAAAATGAGATACTCGACTGGCCTCTGGAGGAGCGCCTCGCCTGGTGTCAAGAGGCAAACAAGGGGATGAGCGCCGAaatcatccatcaccagaCTCGAGCATTCCACAACGCCTTGATCATTTACTTTTCGCAAAACGTTCGACTTCTTGGATACCGATACCTCCGACAGTACGTCCACACGATTCTCGACAGCATTGAAGCCattgagaagatcaaggccgagaCCAAGATCCTAGCGGCGCCACTCTTCTGGCCTGCTTTCATCGGGGCTACTGAGGCTTTTGAGTCATCTCTCCAAGAGAGATTCAAGCAATGGTACAACAACGTTTCGGTTTATGGCATTGAGGCT CTGGAGGATATCATCCCCGACATGGCCGAGGTGGCGCGCAGGCGGTACGGGAAGCTGATAGAGTGGGCGCAGGTCCCGCACGAGTACGGCCTCGAGGCGCTCACGGAGGGGTTCGAGGG CGGCGAGCAGAACACGCGGATAGTCATCG ACTCCGAGAACTACTACAAAGCTATATACCTCACGCGCGAGGAGTCGTCAAACCTACGCGACACACACGCATTCTAG